AAACAGTGACTTAATTGATCGATACTACCTGCATGTGAAAGGTAATCAAGCATTTTTTAAAAAAACACTGGAGACAAGTGGTTACGCTCTGTATAATGCCACGGCAATATTTTATCTGTTCTTCACATCCACCTTGGTGAGATATTGCCCATGTTACGTATCGCTAAAGAAGCACTGACGTTTGACGACGTCCTCCTTATTCCCGCTCATTCCACTGTCCTGCCTAATACGGCTGATTTAACGACTCAACTGACGAAAACCATTCGTCTGAATATTCCTATGCTGTCCGCCGCCATGGATACCGTAACGGAATCCCGTCTGGCGATCGCGCTGGCGCAGGAAGGCGGTCTTGGCTTTATTCATAAAAATATGTCCATTGAACGTCAGGCTGAAGAAGTTAGCCGCGTAAAAAGACATGAAAGCGGCGTCGTTGTCGATCCGCAGACCGTTACGCCAACCACCACGTTGCGTCAGGTAAAAGCGCTGACCGAACGTAACGGCTTTGCCGGTTATCCGGTGGTTGCCGAAGGCAATGAGCTGGTTGGTATCATTACCGGTCGTGACGTGCGTTTCGTCACCGATTTGGATCTGCCGGTCAGCGCGGTGATGACGCCGAAAGAGCGTTTGGTAACGGTAAAAGCCGACGAAGCCCGTGAAGTGGTGCTGCACAGAATGCATGAGAAGCGCATTGAAAAAGCGCTGGTGGTGGATGATGCATTCCATCTGATCGGCATGATCACTGTAAAAGATTTCCAGAAGGCGGAACGTAAGCCTAACGCTTGTAAAGATGAACATGGCCGTCTGCGCGTTGGCGCGGCTGTCGGTGCCGGCGAAGGCAACGAAGAACGTATTGATGCGCTGGTTGCGGCCGGTGTCGATGTGCTGCTGATTGACTCCTCACACGGTCATTCCGAAGGCGTATTACAGCGCATCCGCGACGCTCGCGCCAAATATCCGAACCTGCCGATTATCGGCGGCAACGTGGCGACTGCCGCTGGCGCAAAAGCGTTGGCGGAAGCCGGCGTTAGCGCGGTTAAAGTGGGTATCGGTCCTGGTTCTATTTGTACTACCCGTATTGTTACCGGTGTCGGCGTTCCGCAGATCACCGCCATTTCCGATGCGGTTGACGCGCTGGAAGGCACCGGCATTCCGGTTATCGCCGACGGCGGTATTCGTTTCTCCGGCGACATCGCCAAAGCGATCGCCGCGGGCGCAGCCTGTGTGATGGTCGGCTCCATGCTGGCCGGTACGGAAGAATCTCCCGGCGAGATCGAACTGTATCAGGGGCGTTCTTTCAAATCCTACCGCGGTATGGGTTCGCTGGGCGCGATGTCCAAAGGGTCTTCCGACCGTTACTTCCAGAGCGACAATGCGGCGGACAAACTGGTGCCGGAAGGTATCGAAGGCCGCGTGGCGTACAAAGGCCGCCTGAAAGAAATCGTCCATCAGCAGATGGGCGGGCTGCGTTCCTGCATGGGCCTGACCGGTTGCGGAACAATAGACGCGCTGCGCACTCAGGCTGAGTTCGTACGCATCAGCGGCGCGGGTATTCAGGAAAGTCATGTTCACGACGTTACCATTACCAAGGAATCACCGAATTACCGTATGGGCTCATAAGGTGATTTGCAGGCTGATTTAAATAGTTAAACCCGGTAATATTCGCCGGGTTTACTTACTTTTTGTTTCTACCCAATAGATTTCAAGGCGCAGGAAGTCAGCGATGCCTGCAACGTGGAAGATGAAGGGTAATTCGTATTTTGGAATACGCCTCTTATGACAGATAACATTCATCAACACCGCATTCTTATCTTGGATTTCGGCTCGCAATACACACAGCTGGTTGCTCGACGTATTCGTGAACTGGGCGTTTATTGCGAACTTTGGGCATGGGATGTCACCGAAGCGCAGATCCGTGAATTCAATCCGAACGGGATTATCCTTTCCGGCGGTCCGGAAAGCACCACCGAGTTTAACAGCCCGCGCGCGCCCGAGTATGTATTCCAGGCTGGCGTGCCGGTGTTGGGTATTTGCTACGGCATGCAGACCATGGCGATGCAACTGGGCGGCCACGTGGAAGGCTCCAGTGAACGTGAATTCGGCTATGCGCAGGTTGAAGTGAAAACCGACAGTATGCTGGTGAAGGATATCCAGGATGCGTTGAGCGCGGCTGGCGCGCCGCTGCTGGATGTCTGGATGAGTCACGGCGATAAGGTAACCGCCATTCCCGCTGATTTTGTCACGGTCGCCAGTACCGATACCTGTCCGTTCGCCATTATGGCTAACGAAGAAAAACGTTTTTACGGCGTACAGTTCCACCCTGAAGTGACGCATACCCGTCAGGGATTGCGCTTGCTTGAGCGTTTTGTGCGCGATATCTGCCAGTGTGAAGCCTTATGGACGCCGGCGAAAATTATCGACGATGCGGTGGCGCGCATTCGCCGGCAGGTTGGCGACGACAAGGTGCTGCTTGCCCTGTCCGGCGGGGTGGATTCTTCCGTTACCGCGATGCTGCTGCAACGCGCGATCGGCGACCGCCTGACCTGCGTTTTCGTTGATAACGGACTGCTGCGCCTTAACGAAGCC
This window of the Brenneria goodwinii genome carries:
- the guaB gene encoding IMP dehydrogenase, coding for MLRIAKEALTFDDVLLIPAHSTVLPNTADLTTQLTKTIRLNIPMLSAAMDTVTESRLAIALAQEGGLGFIHKNMSIERQAEEVSRVKRHESGVVVDPQTVTPTTTLRQVKALTERNGFAGYPVVAEGNELVGIITGRDVRFVTDLDLPVSAVMTPKERLVTVKADEAREVVLHRMHEKRIEKALVVDDAFHLIGMITVKDFQKAERKPNACKDEHGRLRVGAAVGAGEGNEERIDALVAAGVDVLLIDSSHGHSEGVLQRIRDARAKYPNLPIIGGNVATAAGAKALAEAGVSAVKVGIGPGSICTTRIVTGVGVPQITAISDAVDALEGTGIPVIADGGIRFSGDIAKAIAAGAACVMVGSMLAGTEESPGEIELYQGRSFKSYRGMGSLGAMSKGSSDRYFQSDNAADKLVPEGIEGRVAYKGRLKEIVHQQMGGLRSCMGLTGCGTIDALRTQAEFVRISGAGIQESHVHDVTITKESPNYRMGS
- the guaA gene encoding glutamine-hydrolyzing GMP synthase, producing the protein MTDNIHQHRILILDFGSQYTQLVARRIRELGVYCELWAWDVTEAQIREFNPNGIILSGGPESTTEFNSPRAPEYVFQAGVPVLGICYGMQTMAMQLGGHVEGSSEREFGYAQVEVKTDSMLVKDIQDALSAAGAPLLDVWMSHGDKVTAIPADFVTVASTDTCPFAIMANEEKRFYGVQFHPEVTHTRQGLRLLERFVRDICQCEALWTPAKIIDDAVARIRRQVGDDKVLLALSGGVDSSVTAMLLQRAIGDRLTCVFVDNGLLRLNEAEQVMEMFGDHFGLNIVHIEAEERFLSALAGIDDPEAKRKIIGRVFVEVFDEEAIKLTDVKWLAQGTIYPDVIESAASATGKAHVIKSHHNVGGLPKEMKMSLVEPLKELFKDEVRKIGLELGLPYNMLYRHPFPGPGLGVRVLGEVKKEYCDLLRRADAIFIEELHKADLYNKVSQAFTVFLPVRSVGVMGDGRKYDWVVSLRAVETIDFMTAHWAHLPYDFLGRVSNRIINEVDGISRVVYDVSGKPPATIEWE